A window of Thiocapsa bogorovii genomic DNA:
TCCGCTATTCCCCAGAGCAAACCGCCCTGGAGACCGGCGGCGGCATCTTTAAAGCCCTGCCGCTCCTCGGATCCGACCCCTTCCTCGTGATCAACGGCGACATCTGGTCCGATATTGATTTTACAGGCCTGAACATCGCCGGGACCGACCTCGCTCACCTGGTACTGGTCGACAATCCGCCACACCACCCCGGCGGCGATTTCATCTTGCGGAACGACCGTGTCCGAGCCGAGGGAGACCAAGCCGAGGGCGGCCGAATCGAAGGCGACAGGCGTCTGACCTTCAGCGGCGTCGGGGTCTACAGCCCTGGCTTGTTCGCGGGGTGTCGCCCGGGGGCCTTTGCACTGGCACCGCTGCTTCGAGACGCAATGGAACAGGACCGGGTCGGCGGAGAACACCACCGCGGATACTGGCTCGATATCGGGACGCCCGAGCGTCTCGCGGAGTTGGATCGGCTCCTGCGCGAGGAGTCCCAGCACGGCCGGCACCCCGCGACGCCTATCGAGCGGCCCGAGATCCGACCATAATGGGGCTAAGTCAACCCTGACGGAGGACAAGGGATGGGCCAGGAGATCGCGGGGGCGCATTTCACCGAGCAGGACTTCGTCGAGTTCGCCGCCAGGCTGCGCGAGGAGACGGCGCTCCTGGAACACTGGCTGGACTCCGATCGGTTCGAGACATCCGATCCGACCGCGGGATTCGAGCTGGAGGCTTGGCTGGTGGATCCTCGGCTGGATCCGGCACCCGAGGTCGAGTCGCTCCTCGCGGGTCTGAACGACCCCTTGGTGGTCGCAGAGCTCGCAACCTTCAACGCGGAGATCAACGGTTCGCCGATGCCGCTGACGGGCGACTGTCTGTCTCGGCTCGCGACCGAGCTCACGGCGACGCTGCAACGCTGCGACCGCGTGGCGCAGACACTGGGGACCCGTCTCCTGACGATCGGCATCCTGCCGACCGTGCGCCCGCAACATCTCAGCCTCGGCGCCATGACACCACGACAGCGTTACCGGGCCCTCAACGACCAGATCTTCGCCCTGCGGCACGACCGGCCTTTGAAGCTCGACATCGCGGGTCGCGACCGCCTCGCGTTGGAGTGGCACGACGTGATGCTGGAGGCCGCCGCGACCTCGTTTCAGATCCACCTTAAGGTGAGCCCCGGCGAAGCGGCGCGCGTCTACAACGCCTCGAAGCTCATCAGCGGGCCCATGGTCGCCATCGCGGCCAACTCACCCTATCTCTTCGGGCACGACCTGTGGGACGAGACCCGAATCCCGCTCTTCGAGCAGGCGGTCTCTCTGGGCGGCCCCATCCTGCAGGAACGGGTGAACTTCGGTTTCCGCTATGCCGAGCGTTCGATCATGGAGACCTTTCGCGCAAACCTCGACCGTTATCCGGTTCTGCTCCCGCACCTCATGGTCGAGGAGCCGCAGGCACTGGCCCATCTGCGTCTTCACAATGGTACCATCTGGCGCTGGAATCGCCCGCTGCTCGGCTTCGATGCGGCAGGGCGGCCGCATCTACGCATCGAGCACCGCGTCGTTCCGGCCGGTCCGACGGTGTCGGACATGTTGGCGAATGCGGCCTTGTACCTCGGTGCCGTGCGTGATTTGGCCGGGCAACTCGAGCCGCCGGAGGCGCGAATGCCCTTCCTGCAAACCCGCGCAGCCTTTTATGCCTGTGCGCGAGAGGGGCTCGATGCCGAAATCCCGTGGGTGGACGGCGCAATCCTGCCCGTCACCCACATCCTCGGGAAGGATCTCTTGCCCCGAGCGCGACGCGGGCTGCAGG
This region includes:
- a CDS encoding glutamate--cysteine ligase family protein, which encodes MGQEIAGAHFTEQDFVEFAARLREETALLEHWLDSDRFETSDPTAGFELEAWLVDPRLDPAPEVESLLAGLNDPLVVAELATFNAEINGSPMPLTGDCLSRLATELTATLQRCDRVAQTLGTRLLTIGILPTVRPQHLSLGAMTPRQRYRALNDQIFALRHDRPLKLDIAGRDRLALEWHDVMLEAAATSFQIHLKVSPGEAARVYNASKLISGPMVAIAANSPYLFGHDLWDETRIPLFEQAVSLGGPILQERVNFGFRYAERSIMETFRANLDRYPVLLPHLMVEEPQALAHLRLHNGTIWRWNRPLLGFDAAGRPHLRIEHRVVPAGPTVSDMLANAALYLGAVRDLAGQLEPPEARMPFLQTRAAFYACAREGLDAEIPWVDGAILPVTHILGKDLLPRARRGLQAAGIDPPEIAHWLGIIERRLETGRTGARWQRAWVARHGPDMAGLTAAYLEQQGTGQPVHEWALRD
- the murU gene encoding N-acetylmuramate alpha-1-phosphate uridylyltransferase MurU; the encoded protein is MKAMILAAGRGNRMRPLTDQVPKPLLEAGGRPLIQYHLERLAAAGIREIVINHAHLGEQIEAALGDGSRFGVHIRYSPEQTALETGGGIFKALPLLGSDPFLVINGDIWSDIDFTGLNIAGTDLAHLVLVDNPPHHPGGDFILRNDRVRAEGDQAEGGRIEGDRRLTFSGVGVYSPGLFAGCRPGAFALAPLLRDAMEQDRVGGEHHRGYWLDIGTPERLAELDRLLREESQHGRHPATPIERPEIRP